A single Crateriforma conspicua DNA region contains:
- a CDS encoding HDOD domain-containing protein translates to MPPTTSRTPQLSQRAEQARWEYALSEPARRMIAEGALDGKTSRSMCRWLAADRELASRVLRWCNTPLFNLSTPFSDLAEAIQTLGSADIARLTFLAEVRRRYLQCKPADGFDPRRLWSHSVGVGAVSAMIARTCGVDDPGSVMLVGTLHDIGVAVTATLNPWETAEVFAEVDRLSTIQEVEFDRNGWSHAPLGAAVLKHWELPDAAQSVALRHHDDLSGQSLDTLDPVLCCVVISNYLCCRIGRAIAKECTLPTPADIVFQRLDISSDMLMLIWHQLHETLGNADPLAK, encoded by the coding sequence ATGCCTCCCACCACGTCCCGTACTCCTCAGCTGTCCCAGCGTGCCGAACAGGCGCGGTGGGAATACGCGCTGAGCGAACCTGCGCGGCGGATGATCGCCGAAGGAGCGTTGGACGGAAAAACCAGCCGGTCGATGTGCCGCTGGCTTGCGGCGGACCGCGAACTCGCATCGCGTGTGCTGCGTTGGTGCAACACACCGCTGTTCAATTTATCGACGCCGTTTTCCGACCTAGCCGAAGCCATCCAAACCCTTGGTTCGGCCGACATCGCGCGTTTGACGTTCTTGGCGGAGGTCCGCCGGCGGTACTTGCAGTGCAAACCGGCCGACGGATTTGACCCACGTCGGCTGTGGAGCCACAGCGTTGGGGTCGGTGCGGTATCGGCGATGATCGCGCGGACCTGTGGCGTCGATGACCCCGGCAGTGTGATGCTGGTGGGAACGCTTCACGACATCGGGGTCGCCGTCACGGCAACCCTGAACCCCTGGGAAACGGCGGAAGTTTTCGCGGAGGTCGACCGTCTTTCGACGATCCAGGAGGTCGAATTCGACCGCAACGGTTGGAGCCACGCACCGCTGGGCGCGGCGGTTCTGAAGCACTGGGAATTGCCCGACGCGGCCCAGTCGGTGGCGTTACGGCATCACGATGATTTGTCCGGCCAATCGCTGGACACGCTGGATCCGGTGCTGTGCTGTGTCGTCATTTCCAATTACCTTTGCTGTCGGATCGGGCGGGCAATTGCAAAAGAATGCACCTTGCCGACGCCGGCCGACATCGTTTTTCAGCGTCTGGACATCAGTTCGGACATGTTGATGCTGATCTGGCACCAGCTTCACGAAACGCTGGGAAACGCCGATCCGCTGGCAAAGTAG
- a CDS encoding tetratricopeptide repeat protein has product MSDIHAQYNDVEKLIDEEKFEEAIKGLEEIVAQDDSFVLAHLALARVYTKTGQHAEAVQHGEKACELEPNESFNFTALSVTYQRAWAGTQDQEFIRKAEDAMARAQTLQMQQ; this is encoded by the coding sequence ATGTCCGATATTCACGCCCAGTACAACGACGTCGAAAAACTGATCGACGAAGAGAAATTCGAGGAAGCCATCAAGGGCTTGGAAGAGATCGTCGCGCAAGACGATTCGTTCGTCCTGGCACACTTGGCCCTGGCGCGGGTCTACACCAAGACCGGACAGCACGCCGAAGCCGTTCAGCACGGTGAAAAAGCATGCGAACTGGAGCCCAACGAATCGTTCAACTTCACCGCGCTCAGCGTGACGTACCAGCGTGCGTGGGCGGGAACGCAGGACCAGGAATTCATTCGCAAGGCCGAAGACGCGATGGCCCGTGCACAAACGCTGCAAATGCAGCAGTAG
- a CDS encoding ATP-binding protein codes for MSSSNRPAAPGMPSAAPDADSQLDALLARIESLSGQAAEPSDGATPASSSPSPPQTRQPAALPTDRAPVGSPVPPAAANPAAATRPPVTARPAATQPAAPTARPAQAASAAKLGFQPSRDEPWRPIEPATMQEAGVNETLLEAIVYRYLLNVGECPGRQIADQVKLPFRMIEPILTRLKMEQNVAYKSATATNDYVYILSESGRAIARNHASDCTYYGSCPVRLQDYIVSVKKQTIEGQYPKKQNLQEAFRDLLINPKMLLRLGPAIASGRGMFLFGFPGNGKTSIAERVTRAFGKYIWIPRAIDVDGDVLRVFDPMNHELEMPDPGSGLLKQDPFDQRWVRIKRPTIVAGGELTMDMLEVARNNESNISESPMQLKSNCGTLVIDDFGRQKMSVDQLLNRWIVPLEKRYDFLNMASGKKIQVPFDQLVVFSTNLEPKDLVDDAFLRRIPYKIEVENPPEADFRKLFEIMCKVTKIPYDPGPIDYLIKTHYLPVNRPFRNCQPRDLLLQVRNYCLYNDFKVELKNEYFDFACDNYFSVM; via the coding sequence ATGAGTTCATCGAATCGTCCCGCCGCGCCGGGAATGCCGTCCGCTGCCCCCGATGCGGATAGCCAGCTGGACGCATTGTTGGCCAGAATCGAGTCGCTCAGCGGACAAGCGGCCGAGCCGAGCGATGGTGCCACCCCGGCGTCATCGTCGCCATCACCGCCACAAACCAGGCAACCGGCCGCCTTGCCGACCGATCGGGCGCCGGTGGGATCGCCTGTGCCGCCCGCCGCGGCGAATCCCGCGGCTGCCACCCGGCCGCCGGTGACAGCCCGGCCGGCCGCGACCCAGCCAGCGGCACCGACGGCGCGACCCGCCCAAGCAGCGTCTGCCGCCAAGTTGGGTTTTCAGCCATCGCGTGACGAACCTTGGCGTCCCATCGAACCGGCCACGATGCAGGAAGCGGGCGTCAACGAAACCCTGCTGGAAGCGATCGTCTATCGCTATCTGTTGAACGTCGGGGAATGTCCCGGCCGCCAGATCGCTGATCAGGTGAAGTTGCCCTTCCGGATGATCGAGCCGATTTTGACGCGGCTGAAAATGGAACAGAACGTTGCGTACAAGAGTGCGACGGCGACCAACGATTACGTGTATATCCTGAGCGAATCGGGACGTGCGATCGCACGCAATCATGCCTCGGATTGCACCTACTACGGGTCCTGTCCGGTGCGGCTGCAAGACTACATCGTCAGTGTCAAAAAACAGACGATCGAAGGTCAGTATCCGAAAAAGCAAAACCTGCAGGAAGCGTTCCGAGACCTGCTGATCAATCCCAAGATGTTGCTGCGTTTGGGCCCCGCAATCGCCAGCGGACGCGGCATGTTCCTGTTCGGTTTCCCCGGCAACGGGAAAACGTCCATCGCCGAACGGGTCACCCGGGCATTCGGAAAATACATTTGGATCCCGCGGGCGATCGATGTCGACGGCGACGTGCTGCGGGTCTTCGATCCGATGAACCATGAATTGGAAATGCCCGATCCGGGATCCGGGTTGCTCAAACAGGATCCGTTCGACCAGCGTTGGGTCCGCATCAAGCGGCCCACCATCGTGGCCGGTGGCGAATTGACGATGGACATGCTGGAAGTCGCTCGTAACAACGAATCGAACATCAGCGAATCGCCGATGCAGCTGAAAAGCAACTGCGGCACGCTGGTCATCGATGACTTTGGCCGTCAAAAGATGAGCGTGGATCAGTTGCTGAACCGCTGGATCGTGCCGCTGGAAAAACGGTACGACTTTTTGAACATGGCCAGCGGAAAGAAGATTCAGGTTCCCTTTGATCAACTGGTCGTCTTCAGCACCAACCTGGAACCCAAGGACTTGGTCGACGACGCGTTCTTGCGACGGATTCCCTACAAGATCGAAGTCGAAAATCCGCCGGAAGCCGACTTCCGTAAACTGTTCGAGATCATGTGTAAGGTGACCAAGATCCCGTACGATCCCGGCCCGATCGATTACCTGATCAAGACGCACTATTTGCCCGTCAATCGACCGTTTCGTAATTGCCAGCCGCGTGACCTGTTGCTGCAGGTTCGCAACTATTGCCTGTACAACGATTTCAAAGTCGAACTGAAGAACGAGTACTTCGACTTCGCCTGTGACAACTACTTCAGCGTGATGTAG
- a CDS encoding GNAT family N-acetyltransferase translates to MPDTVSEISTTRFAASHALPSGQGESQDSSSNRHPTVPAGRWTVASVDNGQTPSIAAATTTPIAVRCLSLDELDPQAIDSWSQLREGRPEFQSPFFSHRFAQAVQRARGDVQVAVASQRNRIVGVLPFHRRGRVAYPVGRFFNDAHQLITASDVTVDWIDLLRQLSLRSFDAHAMTGVNDRDRDRFRMRTVRSFACELGDDSRGYLKRLGRDHKTIGRQPQKTRKMQREVGTVRWELDCRDPAVLDQVIAWKRDQYRRTHILDLFKPDWTRRMIGDLHSDLGSNAADFGRCSSRGLLSVLWVDGRPAAGHFGMIESGRLHYWFPAYDPALGRYSPGTALFRGIIEAASDHGITMIDMGYGEQPYKRKQTDAVTEVSAGCISRCKIHRAYRFLERMVVHAAQSIPMKESVKRIVRATTPDAGIGKLR, encoded by the coding sequence ATGCCCGATACAGTTTCGGAAATTTCCACGACGCGTTTCGCCGCATCGCACGCCCTTCCCAGTGGCCAGGGCGAATCGCAGGATTCGTCCAGCAACCGCCACCCCACGGTGCCGGCCGGCCGCTGGACTGTCGCGTCAGTCGACAACGGCCAGACACCGTCGATCGCTGCGGCCACGACGACGCCCATCGCGGTCCGCTGTTTGTCGCTGGATGAACTGGATCCACAAGCCATCGATTCCTGGTCGCAGCTCCGGGAAGGCCGACCGGAATTTCAATCGCCGTTCTTTTCCCATCGTTTCGCACAAGCCGTCCAGCGTGCACGAGGCGACGTGCAGGTGGCGGTCGCCAGCCAGCGAAATCGAATCGTCGGCGTGCTGCCGTTTCATCGACGCGGCCGTGTCGCCTATCCGGTCGGTCGTTTCTTTAACGACGCACACCAACTGATCACGGCCAGTGATGTAACCGTCGATTGGATCGATCTACTGCGTCAACTGTCATTGCGATCCTTTGATGCCCACGCCATGACGGGCGTCAACGATCGCGACCGCGATCGTTTTCGAATGCGGACGGTGCGATCGTTTGCTTGCGAGCTAGGCGACGATTCGCGTGGCTACCTGAAGCGTTTGGGGCGTGATCACAAAACGATCGGACGCCAGCCTCAAAAAACGCGCAAGATGCAACGTGAAGTCGGGACGGTGCGTTGGGAACTGGACTGTCGCGACCCCGCCGTGCTGGACCAGGTCATCGCCTGGAAACGTGACCAGTACCGGCGGACCCACATCTTGGACCTGTTCAAACCCGACTGGACCCGCCGCATGATCGGCGACTTGCACAGCGACTTGGGTTCGAATGCCGCAGACTTCGGCCGCTGTTCATCGCGAGGACTGTTGAGTGTGCTGTGGGTCGACGGACGACCGGCCGCCGGGCACTTCGGGATGATCGAATCCGGGCGACTTCACTATTGGTTCCCCGCCTATGATCCGGCACTGGGGCGATATTCACCGGGGACCGCATTGTTCCGCGGCATCATCGAAGCGGCATCGGATCACGGGATCACGATGATCGACATGGGCTATGGCGAACAGCCTTACAAACGCAAACAAACCGATGCAGTGACCGAGGTTTCGGCCGGCTGCATCAGCCGTTGCAAGATCCATCGCGCCTACCGATTCTTGGAACGCATGGTGGTCCACGCGGCGCAGTCGATCCCGATGAAGGAATCCGTCAAGCGGATCGTCCGCGCGACGACCCCGGATGCCGGGATCGGCAAACTGCGATAA
- the sucD gene encoding succinate--CoA ligase subunit alpha has translation MSILIDKNTKVICQGITGSAGSFHTKGCKEYAGTQMVGGVTPGKGGQTVEGLPVFDTVEEAVAQTGADATMIFVPPPFTADAILEAVDAGIRVIAAITEGVPVLDMVRVYEKVKASDSILIGPNCPGLITPEECKIGIMPGYIHQRGKVGVMSRSGTLTYEAVWQTSNLGLGQSTCVGLGGDPIVGTNYIDLFKLYQEDDQTEAILMIGEIGGTAEEEAAAFVKEHVTKPVAAFIAGRTAPPGKRMGHAGAIISGGKGTATEKVAALEDAGIVVAPTPATMGEAVTEAIKKHS, from the coding sequence ATGTCCATCCTGATCGACAAGAACACCAAGGTCATCTGCCAAGGCATCACCGGCAGTGCGGGCAGCTTCCACACCAAGGGCTGCAAGGAATACGCCGGCACCCAAATGGTCGGTGGCGTCACTCCGGGCAAAGGCGGACAAACCGTCGAAGGTCTGCCGGTCTTTGACACCGTCGAAGAAGCCGTCGCCCAAACCGGCGCCGACGCGACGATGATTTTTGTCCCGCCACCGTTCACCGCCGATGCCATCTTGGAAGCGGTCGACGCCGGCATCCGGGTCATCGCCGCCATCACCGAAGGCGTCCCGGTGCTGGACATGGTCCGCGTCTATGAAAAAGTCAAAGCCAGCGATTCGATCCTGATCGGCCCCAACTGTCCCGGTTTGATCACGCCGGAGGAATGCAAGATCGGCATCATGCCCGGTTACATTCACCAGCGGGGCAAGGTCGGGGTGATGAGCCGCAGTGGAACGCTGACCTACGAGGCCGTTTGGCAAACCAGCAACCTGGGCCTGGGCCAGAGCACCTGCGTCGGGCTGGGCGGCGACCCGATCGTCGGCACCAATTACATCGATCTGTTCAAGCTGTACCAGGAAGACGACCAGACCGAAGCGATCCTGATGATCGGTGAAATCGGTGGCACCGCCGAGGAAGAAGCCGCCGCGTTCGTCAAGGAACATGTCACCAAACCGGTCGCGGCCTTCATCGCCGGACGAACCGCACCGCCCGGCAAACGCATGGGTCACGCCGGTGCCATCATTTCCGGCGGCAAGGGAACGGCCACCGAGAAGGTCGCGGCACTGGAAGATGCCGGGATTGTCGTCGCACCGACGCCCGCCACGATGGGCGAAGCGGTCACCGAAGCGATCAAAAAGCACAGCTGA
- the pth gene encoding aminoacyl-tRNA hydrolase, translating into MKLIVGLGNPGRKYQGTRHNVGFDVLSKLAGLLAAPGAKTKFEGEMTEGHSGGQKLVLLWPHTYMNASGRSVRKAKDFFKLDDADLLVVCDDLNLPTGRLRIRPRGSAGGQKGLADIIRMLGGEEFARLRVGIDRPPPGWQTPDYVLGRFDSQEQSLIDPAIDRAARAVMDWAVDDMTAVMSRYNAKAD; encoded by the coding sequence ATGAAACTGATCGTCGGGCTTGGCAATCCGGGCCGGAAATACCAGGGAACACGGCACAACGTCGGATTCGACGTCTTGTCCAAACTGGCCGGCTTGCTGGCAGCGCCGGGGGCGAAGACGAAGTTCGAAGGCGAAATGACCGAAGGCCACAGCGGCGGACAAAAACTGGTCCTGCTTTGGCCACACACCTACATGAACGCCAGCGGCCGCAGCGTCCGCAAGGCAAAAGATTTTTTCAAATTGGATGACGCCGACCTGCTGGTCGTCTGCGACGATCTGAATCTGCCGACCGGGCGATTGCGGATCCGACCACGCGGCAGTGCGGGTGGCCAAAAAGGGCTGGCCGACATCATTCGGATGTTGGGCGGCGAAGAATTTGCCCGCTTGCGGGTTGGAATCGACCGACCACCACCCGGTTGGCAAACGCCTGACTATGTGTTGGGTCGCTTCGATTCGCAGGAACAGTCGTTGATCGATCCGGCGATCGATCGTGCCGCTCGGGCCGTCATGGACTGGGCAGTGGACGACATGACGGCGGTGATGAGCCGATACAACGCGAAGGCTGATTGA
- a CDS encoding 50S ribosomal protein L25: MADILQVEKRTNLGTTDSRRLRRSGRVPAVLYGHGEGNEHLSVPTDDVQLLLRHHGRTVELKGDVNETALVADMQWDPLGIEVLHMDLMRVNLREKVDVTVALTTVGDAPGVREGGLLLENLHEVEIRCPAGDIPESVQLDVNGLGVGQHLTAGDVILPEGAELVTPAETTVVHIEMPKTESEEVGEAGGGEPEVIAKGGEKDEE; the protein is encoded by the coding sequence ATGGCAGACATATTGCAGGTCGAAAAAAGAACCAACTTGGGCACCACCGATTCCCGCCGTCTGCGTCGCAGCGGCCGGGTGCCCGCCGTGCTGTATGGCCACGGCGAAGGTAACGAACATTTGTCGGTCCCCACCGACGACGTCCAATTGCTGTTGCGTCATCACGGACGCACTGTGGAACTGAAGGGCGACGTCAACGAAACCGCTTTGGTGGCCGACATGCAGTGGGATCCGTTGGGGATCGAAGTGCTGCACATGGATTTGATGCGTGTCAACTTGCGGGAAAAGGTCGACGTCACCGTGGCACTGACCACCGTCGGCGACGCCCCGGGCGTTCGCGAAGGCGGCTTGTTGCTGGAAAACCTGCACGAAGTCGAAATCCGCTGCCCGGCCGGCGACATTCCCGAATCGGTTCAACTGGACGTCAACGGACTGGGCGTCGGTCAGCACCTGACCGCCGGTGATGTCATTCTGCCCGAGGGTGCCGAACTGGTCACTCCGGCCGAGACCACCGTGGTCCACATCGAGATGCCGAAGACCGAAAGCGAAGAAGTGGGTGAAGCCGGCGGCGGTGAACCCGAAGTCATCGCCAAGGGAGGCGAGAAGGACGAGGAGTGA
- the ppdK gene encoding pyruvate, phosphate dikinase: protein MVYYFGKTKTEGKKATKAVLGGKGKNLAEMTSIGLPVPPGFTITTEVCDAYYKAGKKLPNGLMDDVHKAVELLEKELKKSFGDDSNPLLVSVRSGAAVSMPGMMNTILNLGLNDVATEGLAKATKNERFAYDAYRRLINMYGDVVMGIEHEAFEEAFTKIKKKYKVTEDTEVPAEGLKELCDAYKAVYKKGCGEEFPQDPITQLQLAIEAVFGSWNADRAISYRRIEAAKGNTEIANLIGTAVNVQAMVYGNMGDDSGTGVGFTRDPNTGQNKFYGEFLVNAQGEDVVAGIRTPQPVSEMGKWDRKAHKELMEIKKTLEDHYTDMQDIEFTIEKGKLFMLQTRTGKRNGIAAVKIACDMVKEGLIDEKEAVRRVPASDLTHCLLPSFKPTARNAADVLCRGLNASPGAAVGKLAFTAEEARSRFEAGENVILVRRETSPEDVEGMSAAVGILTSTGGATSHAAVVARGWGKCCVAGAGDIHINEKAKKITVNGRTLTDKDTISLDGATGEVMAGEVETQEPKLAGDFAKLMTWADKYRTLNIRTNADSPADSKRARDFGAEGIGLCRTEHMFFEADRIIHMRAMILAETEDDRRAALKKLLPFQRKDFEGIFKAMKGLPVTVRLLDPPLHEFLPHDNSAQKEMASELGVKPAEIKKRAEALHESNPMLGHRGCRLSVTYPEILEMQVQAIVEAAINSAKKKIDAHPEIMIPLVGTSAELRILREKVEETIEATKAAKKFDGKLDIKIGTMIEIPRAALTADEVAEYADFFSFGTNDLTQMTFGYSRDDVGGFLPEYIENKILQIDPFQSIDQTGVGQLVSMGVEKGRSIKKNLKVGICGEHGGDPQSVRFCHEVGLDYVSCSPFRVPIARLAAAQAALG, encoded by the coding sequence ATGGTGTACTACTTCGGCAAAACCAAGACCGAAGGCAAAAAGGCGACCAAGGCCGTGTTGGGCGGCAAGGGCAAGAACCTGGCGGAAATGACGTCGATCGGTCTGCCCGTTCCTCCCGGATTCACGATCACCACCGAAGTCTGTGACGCTTATTACAAAGCCGGCAAGAAGTTGCCAAACGGCTTGATGGATGATGTCCACAAGGCCGTCGAACTGCTGGAAAAGGAACTGAAGAAGTCCTTCGGCGATGATTCCAACCCGTTGCTGGTCAGCGTCCGCAGCGGTGCCGCTGTGTCGATGCCCGGGATGATGAACACCATCCTGAACTTGGGTCTGAACGATGTCGCAACCGAAGGCTTGGCCAAAGCGACCAAGAACGAACGTTTCGCTTACGACGCCTATCGCCGACTGATCAACATGTACGGCGACGTCGTCATGGGCATCGAACACGAAGCGTTCGAAGAAGCCTTCACCAAAATCAAGAAGAAGTACAAGGTCACCGAAGACACCGAGGTTCCGGCCGAGGGCTTGAAGGAACTGTGTGACGCCTACAAAGCCGTTTACAAGAAGGGCTGTGGCGAAGAATTCCCGCAGGACCCCATCACCCAACTGCAATTGGCAATCGAAGCCGTTTTCGGTTCTTGGAACGCCGACCGCGCGATCAGCTATCGCCGAATCGAAGCCGCCAAGGGCAACACGGAAATCGCCAACCTGATCGGTACCGCCGTCAACGTCCAAGCGATGGTGTACGGCAACATGGGTGATGATTCCGGAACCGGTGTCGGTTTCACCCGCGACCCGAACACGGGACAGAACAAGTTCTACGGCGAATTCTTGGTCAACGCCCAAGGTGAAGACGTCGTGGCCGGTATCCGCACGCCGCAACCCGTGTCGGAAATGGGCAAGTGGGACCGCAAGGCTCACAAGGAACTGATGGAAATCAAGAAGACGCTTGAGGACCATTACACCGACATGCAGGACATCGAATTCACGATCGAGAAGGGCAAGCTGTTCATGCTGCAAACCCGAACCGGCAAGCGGAACGGGATCGCCGCGGTAAAGATCGCATGCGACATGGTCAAAGAAGGCCTGATCGATGAAAAGGAAGCGGTCCGCCGCGTCCCGGCATCCGACCTGACTCACTGCCTGCTGCCCAGCTTCAAGCCCACCGCCCGCAACGCCGCCGACGTCCTTTGTCGTGGCCTGAACGCGTCGCCGGGTGCTGCTGTCGGCAAGCTGGCGTTCACCGCCGAAGAAGCCCGCAGCCGATTTGAAGCCGGCGAAAATGTCATTCTGGTCCGTCGCGAAACCAGCCCCGAAGACGTCGAAGGTATGTCGGCCGCCGTCGGTATCTTGACCAGCACCGGTGGTGCGACCAGCCATGCTGCAGTCGTCGCACGAGGTTGGGGCAAGTGCTGTGTCGCCGGTGCCGGTGACATTCACATCAACGAAAAGGCCAAGAAGATCACCGTCAACGGTCGCACATTGACCGACAAGGACACCATCAGCCTGGACGGGGCGACCGGTGAAGTGATGGCTGGTGAAGTCGAAACGCAAGAGCCAAAACTGGCCGGCGATTTCGCCAAGCTGATGACCTGGGCCGACAAGTACCGCACGTTGAACATTCGCACCAATGCGGATTCGCCTGCCGACAGCAAGCGTGCCCGCGACTTCGGTGCCGAAGGCATCGGGCTGTGCCGTACCGAACACATGTTCTTCGAAGCCGATCGCATCATTCACATGCGTGCGATGATCCTGGCGGAAACCGAAGATGATCGCCGCGCGGCGTTGAAGAAGTTGCTGCCGTTCCAACGCAAAGACTTCGAAGGCATCTTCAAAGCCATGAAGGGGCTGCCGGTGACCGTCCGTTTGTTGGATCCGCCGCTTCACGAATTCCTGCCGCACGACAACTCGGCACAAAAGGAAATGGCGTCGGAATTGGGCGTCAAGCCCGCCGAAATCAAGAAGCGTGCCGAAGCCCTGCACGAATCCAACCCGATGCTCGGCCACCGTGGTTGCCGTCTGAGCGTGACCTATCCAGAGATTCTGGAAATGCAGGTCCAAGCGATCGTCGAAGCCGCGATCAACAGCGCTAAGAAGAAGATCGATGCTCACCCGGAAATCATGATTCCGTTGGTCGGTACATCGGCCGAACTTCGCATCCTGCGTGAAAAGGTCGAAGAAACGATCGAAGCCACCAAGGCCGCCAAGAAGTTTGACGGGAAGTTGGACATCAAGATTGGCACGATGATCGAAATTCCGCGTGCCGCGTTGACCGCCGATGAAGTTGCCGAGTACGCCGACTTCTTCAGCTTCGGTACCAACGACTTGACCCAGATGACGTTCGGCTACAGCCGTGACGACGTCGGTGGGTTCCTGCCGGAATACATCGAAAACAAGATTCTGCAGATCGACCCCTTCCAATCAATCGACCAAACCGGCGTCGGCCAATTGGTGTCGATGGGCGTCGAAAAGGGCCGCAGCATCAAGAAGAATCTGAAGGTCGGCATCTGTGGCGAACACGGCGGCGACCCACAGTCGGTCCGCTTCTGTCACGAAGTCGGTCTGGACTACGTCAGCTGCAGCCCCTTCCGTGTGCCGATCGCACGCTTGGCTGCCGCACAAGCTGCCCTGGGTTAA
- the rpsF gene encoding 30S ribosomal protein S6: MANNTYETLLILDSNHYARDPGGVAKRVEEVVTAAGGEVHVNRLWMEQKLAYPINGHQKGTYWLVYFSGEGDVVAKTDRGFHLDDAVVRHLTIRLDPRLVEPILANARGERIVGSDSDEAGDSESGDAPAPAAAEAPAEA, encoded by the coding sequence GTGGCCAACAACACCTACGAAACCCTGTTGATCCTGGACAGCAACCACTACGCACGCGACCCCGGTGGCGTCGCAAAACGTGTGGAAGAAGTTGTCACGGCGGCCGGTGGTGAAGTTCACGTCAACCGACTGTGGATGGAACAAAAGCTGGCGTACCCGATCAACGGGCACCAAAAAGGCACCTATTGGTTGGTGTACTTCTCCGGCGAAGGCGACGTGGTCGCCAAGACCGATCGCGGATTCCACTTGGATGACGCCGTCGTTCGCCATCTGACCATCCGCTTGGATCCACGTTTGGTGGAACCGATCCTGGCCAACGCTCGCGGCGAACGCATCGTTGGGTCGGATTCGGATGAAGCGGGCGATTCGGAATCCGGCGACGCCCCGGCCCCGGCCGCCGCCGAAGCCCCGGCAGAAGCCTGA
- the rplI gene encoding 50S ribosomal protein L9, which produces MPATRHKQTFKRLPKGENGGIQLLLIHNIEHLGKQGDIVEVKRGYALNYLLPQGLATIANDHHKRMVEKHRDKLRAIELEKLKEWRDLADELGKQSITIEANANDEGHLYGSVGPHEIVDALKEAGFTLAQDQIRLEGPLKELGLYTVKIHLHSEVDASLKVWVVPTVTAESAEA; this is translated from the coding sequence ATGCCTGCGACCCGTCACAAGCAAACGTTCAAACGCCTGCCCAAGGGCGAAAACGGCGGCATCCAACTGTTGCTGATCCACAACATCGAACACCTGGGCAAGCAGGGCGACATCGTCGAAGTCAAACGCGGTTACGCGCTGAACTACCTGCTGCCGCAAGGCCTGGCGACCATCGCCAATGACCACCACAAGCGAATGGTGGAAAAGCACCGCGACAAGCTGCGTGCGATCGAACTGGAAAAGCTGAAGGAATGGCGAGACTTGGCCGACGAACTGGGCAAGCAGTCGATCACGATCGAAGCCAATGCCAACGACGAAGGTCACCTGTACGGCAGCGTTGGTCCGCACGAAATCGTCGACGCCCTGAAGGAAGCCGGCTTCACTTTGGCGCAAGACCAGATCCGCCTGGAAGGTCCGCTGAAGGAACTGGGTCTGTACACGGTCAAGATCCACTTGCACAGCGAAGTCGATGCCAGCCTGAAAGTCTGGGTCGTCCCGACGGTCACCGCCGAATCGGCCGAAGCCTGA
- a CDS encoding single-stranded DNA-binding protein, translated as MASYNRVVLMGNLTRDIDLRYTPGGRAVTDIGIAVNDRRKNAEGEWVDETTFVDVTLWGRTAEVASEYLSKGSPIFIEGRLKLDSWEKDGKKNYKLRVIGERMQLISGREGSGGGGGGRRPAQGEASQGGPPPQSHRDDSGPPPGRGDAQPTGEGAGYEDADIPF; from the coding sequence ATGGCCAGCTACAATCGCGTCGTCTTGATGGGCAACTTGACGCGAGACATTGACTTGCGTTACACGCCCGGGGGACGTGCCGTGACCGACATCGGTATCGCCGTCAACGACCGTCGTAAAAATGCCGAAGGCGAATGGGTCGACGAAACCACTTTCGTCGACGTCACCCTGTGGGGACGGACCGCGGAAGTCGCCAGCGAATACCTAAGCAAGGGCTCTCCGATCTTTATCGAAGGCCGCCTGAAACTGGATTCGTGGGAAAAGGACGGCAAGAAGAATTACAAACTGCGGGTCATCGGCGAACGCATGCAGTTGATCAGCGGACGTGAAGGATCCGGCGGCGGTGGCGGCGGTCGTCGTCCCGCACAAGGCGAAGCGTCCCAGGGCGGCCCTCCGCCGCAAAGTCATCGCGACGATTCCGGCCCGCCGCCCGGACGTGGCGACGCCCAGCCGACCGGCGAAGGTGCCGGATACGAAGACGCCGACATCCCGTTCTGA